In Eriocheir sinensis breed Jianghai 21 chromosome 29, ASM2467909v1, whole genome shotgun sequence, a single genomic region encodes these proteins:
- the LOC127005161 gene encoding uncharacterized protein LOC127005161, whose translation MPRPHHLLLPLLLLLLLNVSLADIQDIVAACTEFRTCGCALGVTKGKPALARVRNKETDKGCIGVLINDLYILANAECRNMTNRTDVELTVTLKKERVAVDSVILPPDHFPDMIPRQNNIMLLRLRAPLNMSLHVPICLPEASLFVHLGAKALIMSPGHLRIGVKIQGRKCCYRRRTMGLVRSILLREGLFLCAGEVTTPFCNHEPGNLLVMKRHGWFTLLGLSTTQEFFTMCGNSMGLFSEVLPLREWIRNNTQDASQCQFV comes from the exons ATGCCAAGGCCACACCACCTGCTCCTAcccctgctcctgctgctactcCTG AATGTCTCCTTGGCAGATATTCAGGACATCGTGGCCGCCTGCACAGAATTCCGTACCTGCGGGTGTGCTCTGGGCGTCACAAAGGGAAAACCGGCCCTCGCGCGCGTCCGGAACAAGGAGACCGACAAAGGCTGCATTGGGGTCTTAATCAACGACTTGTACATCCTGGCCAACGCTGAGTGCAGGAACATGACAAACCGGACGGATGTGGAGCTCACCGTCACTCTCAAGAAGGAGAGAGTCGCGGTGGATAGCGTCATTCTACCTCCCGATCACTTCCCTGACATGATCCCGCGACAGAACAACATCATGCTTCTCCGCCTTAGAGCCCCGCTAAATATGTCACTCCATGTACCCATCTGCCTCCCAGAAGCTTCACTCTTCGTGCACCTGGGCGCGAAGGCTCTCATCATGTCTCCAGGGCACCTAAGGATTGGCGTTAAGATACAAGGACGTAAATGCTGTTATCGGCGACGCACGATGGGCTTGGTGAGGTCTATACTCTTGCGGGAAGGATTATTTTTGTGTGCCGGGGAGGTGACGACGCCTTTTTGCAACCATGAGCCCGGGAACTTGCTGGTGATGAAGCGGCACGGATGGTTCACGTTGCTCGGCCTCTCCACCACTCAAGAGTTCTTCACGATGTGCGGCAATTCCATGGGCCTCTTCTCCGAGGTGCTGCCGCTGCGGGAGTGGATCAGGAACAACACCCAAGACGCATCCCAGTGCCAGTTTGTGTAG